The proteins below are encoded in one region of Drosophila santomea strain STO CAGO 1482 chromosome 2R, Prin_Dsan_1.1, whole genome shotgun sequence:
- the LOC120444720 gene encoding patronin isoform X41, whose translation MDVETQEIRQARQRASVKWLLSKAFNNRVPDNLKEPFYRDHENQERLKPQIIVELGNATLYCQTLANLYSDPNYQSMNHWSIIQTLARKGVPVAESADMPITETVLIQTNPLRINAHMSVIESLMVLYAKEISSGDRVMAAIRRISGNNYQAPTGQSYEQALLGWISHACAALKKRIIKEVDAGLPDDNGSRLQTPDIPPVRDFQDLCDGICLALLISYYCPKVVPWTSVRINYLPAVEDSIHNILLVCNFSQKHLPYTVMHMTPEDVTYMRGSMKLNLVVLLTDLFNLFEIHPAKCVCYPGMDGQVPHSNSFGGGLNRRSTPPNEYQTVQSNNFDGNHAEAFVVHKSRGITTLASMHSQQQQLHQQQHQHQQHQQQYQQQPLQQHPSQSQLQIQQQEPLVPARLRQAKEKTNVESKADERGDFVAAGRPSNWEQSRRPSFAGRRSRRNSSSEDSQLTIENFGGSQDQLNTLGRYERDRERKLSNTSVGSYPVEPAVAVRSSIADARGTLQLGYDTDSGSEKQDRETEKYSMRRQVSVDNVPTVSSHNLSNAGSPLPVARHKQHSSDKDYSSNSGMTPDAYNDTRSTSAYDPESTPVRKSSTSSMPASPAAWQLDVGDDDMRSLENASKLSTIRMKLEEKRRRIEQDKRKIEMALMRHQEKEDLESCPDVMKWETMSNESKRTPDMDPVDLDKYQQSIAIMNMNLQDIQQDIHRLATQQSQMQAQHLQAQQLMQAQQIANMLNQQQTYGSQQHLADHHYQQQRPMQQSFGSSPHIPQAYNAPVSAYSSRPPSRDPYQQQLHHQQQQPMPMPQPMQYVNEHGQYMSPPQPAHYMPQQTQQPQSIYSDNGAAYNHSNHSPYGGAPQYRSSVVYDDYGQPTNHFYLHESSPQPQAHPHPQRRTWAHSAAAAAYEQQQQIQPSLVDVNAWQTQQHQKQKQTWMNRPPSSAGAPSPGSFMLHQNGGSGGGGGGELQHLFQVQASPQHGQRQVSGSNGVQRQQSLTNLRDNRSPKAPQNMGMPMGMPMQQEDMMAPQSICFIGDEEDVDELERNIIESMQSTHITDFVHQQQQQHQQQLQQQQRLQGHSGRGSSSEDYDSGEMISNKLNITSGNLTYRIPSPSRPSIQANSFQDPRAMAAAPGAEDQPPEKGFYISFDDEQPKRPKPPLRAKRSPKKESPPGSRDSVDNQATLKRESLSHLHNNNNIGFGNDDVNSKPVTRHSIHGLNNSNSVKSPGNATYNKYTDEPPIQLRQLAVSGAMSPTSNERRHLDDVSNQSPQQTQQPMSPTRLQQSSNNAEAAKNKALVIGADSTNLDPESVDEMERRKEKIMLLSLQRRQQQEEAKARKEIEASQKREKEREKEEERSRKKEEQMARRAAILEQHRLKKAIEEAEREGKTLDRPDLHVKLQSHSSTSTTPRLRQQRTTRPRPKTIHVDDASVDISEASSISSRGKKGSSSNLTGPKLYKQPAAKSNRGIILNAVEYCVFPGVVNREAKQKVLEKIARSEAKHFLVLFRDAGCQFRALYSYQPETDQVTKLYGTGPSQVEEVMFDKFFKYNSGGKCFSQVHTKHLTVTIDAFTIHNSLWQGKRVQLPSKKDMALVI comes from the exons ATGGATGTCGAAACACAGGAAATACGACAG GCTCGTCAACGTGCTTCCGTCAAATGGCTGCTCTCGAAGGCGTTCAACAATCGCGTGCCGGACAACCTGAAGGAGCCCTTCTACCGCGACCATGAGAATCAGGAGCGCCTGAAGCCGCAAATCATCGTGGAGCTGGGCAATGCCACGCTCTACTGCCAGACGCTGGCCAATCTGTACTCAGATCCCAACTACCAAAGCATGAACCACTGGTCAATAATACAGACGCTAGCGCGCAAGGGAGTTCCCGTGGCCGAATCCGCGGACATGCCCATTACCGAAACGGTATTAATTCAAACCAATCCGCTGCGAATT AACGCCCACATGTCTGTGATAGAATCGCTGATGGTTTTGTATGCGAAGGAAATATCATCGGGTGACCGCGTCATGGCGGCCATACGAAG AATATCTGGCAACAACTATCAGGCGCCCACTGGCCAGTCCTACGAGCAAGCTCTGCTGGGCTGGATTTCACATGCTTGCGCCGCACTGAAGAAGCGCATTATCAAGGAGGTGGACGCAGGACTGCCCGACGATAAT GGTTCTCGTCTGCAGACCCCGGATATACCACCTGTAAGGGACTTCCAGGATCTGTGCGATGGAATCTGCTTGGCACTGCTCATCTCGTACTACTGCCCAAAGGTGGTGCCGTGGACGAGTGTGCGGATCAACTATCTGCCCGCCGTCGAGGactcgattcacaacatcctgcTGGTCTGCAATTTCTCGCAGAAGCATCTGCCCTATACCGTGATGCATATGACGCCCGAGGATGTGACCTACATGCGCGG ATCCATGAAACTTAATCTGGTAGTGTTGCTGACGGATTTGTTCAATCTGTTTGAGATACACCCGGCAAAATGTGTTTGCTACCCCGGCATGGATGGTCAGG tTCCGCACTCGAATTCATTTGGCGGCGGCTTAAATCGCAGATCAACCCCGCCCAACGAATACCAGACGGTTCAGTCAAATAATTTTGACGGTAATCATGCCGAAg CCTTCGTGGTGCACAAGTCGCGTGGCATCACCACACTCGCCTCCATGcactcgcagcagcagcagctccatcagcagcaacatcaacatcaacagcatcagcagcaataccagcagcagccactgcagcagcaccCATCCCAGTCGCAGCTCCAAATCCAGCAGCAGGAGCCCTTGGTTCCGGCTCGCTTGCGCCAGGCTAAAGAAAAGACCAATGTTGAGTCGAAGGCGGACGAGAGAG GCGATTTTGTCGCTGCGGGTCGACCAAGTAACTGGGAACAGAGCCGCCGGCCAAGCTTTGCAG GTCGTCGCTCGCGCAGGAACTCTTCCAGCGAGGACTCCCAGCTGACCATCGAGAACTTTGGTGGCTCCCAGGATCAGCTGAACACGCTGGGACGATACGAACGCGACAGGGAACGCAAGTTGTCCAACACCAGTGTGGGTAGTTATCCAGTTGAACCCGCTGTGGCCGTTCGCTCTTCGATTGCCGATGCTAGGGGCACGTTGCAGTTGGGCTACGATACGGATTCCGGCTCTGAGAAGCAGGATCGTGAAACGGAAAAGTATTCGATGCGCCGGCAAGTCAG TGTCGACAATGTGCCCACGGTGTCGTCGCACAATCTTTCGAATGCGGGCAGCCCGTTGCCGGTGGCTAGGCACAAGCAACATTCCAGCGACAAAGactacagcagcaacagcggcatGACACCAGATGCATACAACGATACCCGCTCCACCAGTGCTTACGATCCGGAGAGCACGCCCGTTCGCAAATCCTCGACAAGCAGCATGCCAGCAAGTCCGGCTGCCTGGCAGTTGGATGTGGGAGACGACGATATGCGCTCACTGGAGAACGCCAGCAAGTTGTCCACCATACGAATGAAACTGGAGGAGAAGCGGCGGCGCATTGAGCAGGACAAGCGCAAGATCGAGATGGCTTTGATGAGGCACCAGGAGAAG GAGGATTTGGAGTCGTGTCCGGACGTTATGAAGTGGGAGACAATGAGCAACGAATCAAAGCGCACGCCTGATATGGATCCCGTGGACTTGGACAAGTACCAG CAAAGTATCGCCATCATGAACATGAACCTGCAGGATATCCAGCAGGATATCCACCGCCTGGCCACCCAGCAAAGCCAAATGCAGGCGCAACACCTCCAAGCCCAACAGCTCATGCAGGCTCAGCAGATAGCCAACATGCTGAACCAG CAGCAGACCTATGGGTCGCAGCAGCACTTGGCTGATCATCACTACCAGCAGCAGAGACCCATGCAGCAAAGCTTTGGTTCATCGCCCCATATTCCGCAGGCCTACAACGCCCCAGTCAGCGCATACAGCTCCCGTCCGCCCAGTCGCGATCcctaccagcagcagctccaccatcagcagcagcagcccatGCCAATGCCACAACCGATGCAGTACGTCAACGAGCACGGGCAGTATATGTCGCCGCCGCAGCCCGCGCACTACATGCCGCAGCAGACGCAACAGCCGCAGAGCATCTACAGCGACAACGGGGCGGCGTACAATCACAGTAACCACTCGCCATACGGCGGAGCTCCACAGTATCGGAGCAGCGTGGTGTACGACGATTACGGGCAGCCCACCAACCACTTCTACCTGCATGAGTCATCGCCGCAGCCACAAGCTCATCCGCATCCCCAGCGTAGGACTTGGGCCCACtctgcagcagccgccgcttatgagcaacagcaacagatcCAGCCTTCCCTGGTGGATGTGAATGCCTGGCAGACGCAGCAGCACCAGAAGCAGAAACAGACCTGGATGAACAGGCCGCCCTCAAGTGCAGGAGCTCCGAGTCCTGGCAGCTTTATGCTGCACCAGAACGGAGGgagcggtggcggtggtggtggtgagcTACAGCACCTGTTTCAGGTACAGGCCTCGCCACAGCATGGCCAACGTCAGGTTAGTGGATCCAATGGCGTGCAGCGCCAGCAATCGCTGACCAATTTGCGAGACAATCGCTCGCCCAAGGCACCACAAAACATGGGAATGCCCATGGGTATGCCAATGCAGCAAGAGGACATGATGGCACCGCAGAGTATTTGCTTTATCGGTGACGAGGAGGATGTTGATGAGCTGGAGCGAAACATCATCGAATCAATGCAGTCGACGCACATCACCGACTTTgtgcaccagcagcagcagcaacaccaacagcaactgcagcagcaacagcggtTGCAGGGCCACAGCGGACGAGGCAGCAGCTCGGAGGATTATGACAGCGGGGAGATGATCTCCAACAAGCTGAATATCACCAGCGGCAATCTCACCTATCGCATACCCTCGCCATCCCGTCCCTCCATCCAAGCCAACAGCTTCCAGGATCCCCGAGCCATGGCAGCAGCTCCCGGTGCAGAGGACCAGCCGCCCGAGAAGGGTTTCTACATCTCCTTCGACGATGAGCAGCCCAAACGACCCAAGCCACCTCTGCGCGCCAAGCGATCGCCCAAAAAGGAGTCTCCACCGGGCAGTAGGGACAGCGTCGATAATCAGGCGACCCTGAAACGTGAATCGCTTAGTCATctgcacaacaacaacaatattgGATTTGGAAATGATGATGTCAACAGCAAACCGGTGACCAGGCACAGCATCCATGGCCTAAACAACTCCAATAGTGTCAAATCTCCCGGAAATGCCACGTACAACAAGTACACGGATGAGCCGCCCATCCAACTGCGTCAGCTGGCCGTATCTGGAGCAATGTCACCAACTAGTAACGAACGTCGCCACTTGGACGATGTCAGCAATCAGTCACCGCAGCAGACGCAACAACCAATGTCGCCCACGCGACTCCAAcagagcagcaacaatgcAGAGGCGGCCAAGAACAAGGCACTGGTCATCGGAGCAGATTCCACCAATTTGGATCCG GAATCTGTAGATGAGATGGAGCGGCGCAAGGAGAAAATCATGCTGCTGTCTTTGCAACGTCGCCAGCAACAGGAGGAGGCGAAGGCGCGCAAAGAGATTGAGGCTTCTCAGAAGCGAGAAAAGGAGCGCGAGAAGGAGGAGGAACGGTCGCGCAAGAAGGAGGAGCAAATGGCACGGCGAGCGGCCATTTTGGAGCAGCACAGACTCAAGAAAGCCATTGAAGAGGCCGAGCGAGAG gGTAAAACCCTGGATCGGCCCGATCTGCACGTGAAGCTGCAATCCCATTCATCCACCTCAACGACCCCGCGGCTGAGGCAGCAGCGTACCACGCGTCCCAGACCGAAGACAATTCACGTGGACGATGCCAGCGTGGACATCAGCGAGGCTTCAAGCATCTCTAGTCGGGGCAAAAAAGGCTCAAGCTCGAATCTAACTG GTCCTAAACTCTATAAGCAACCAGCGGCCAAATCGAATCGTGGAATCATCCTGAATGCCGTTGAATACTGTGTTTTTCCCGGCGTTGTCAACCGCGAGGCCAAACAGAAAGTGCTGGAGAAGATAGCGCGCTCGGAGGCGAAGCACTTCCTGGTACTCTTCCGCGATGCTGGCTGCCAGTTCCGCGCCCTCTACAGCTACCAGCCGGAAACGGACCAGGTGACCAAGCTGTATGGTACTGGGCCTAGTCAAGTCGAAGAAGTCATGTTCGACAAGTTCTTCAA ATATAACTCAGGAGGCAAGTGCTTCTCGCAAGTGCACACCAAGCATCTGACAGTGACCATCGACGCCTTCACAATACACAACTCCCTGTGGCAGGGCAAGCGGGTGCAGTTGCCCAGCAAAAAAGACATGGCGCTTGTTATCTAA
- the LOC120444720 gene encoding patronin isoform X47: MDVETQEIRQARQRASVKWLLSKAFNNRVPDNLKEPFYRDHENQERLKPQIIVELGNATLYCQTLANLYSDPNYQSMNHWSIIQTLARKGVPVAESADMPITETVLIQTNPLRINAHMSVIESLMVLYAKEISSGDRVMAAIRRISGNNYQAPTGQSYEQALLGWISHACAALKKRIIKEVDAGLPDDNGSRLQTPDIPPVRDFQDLCDGICLALLISYYCPKVVPWTSVRINYLPAVEDSIHNILLVCNFSQKHLPYTVMHMTPEDVTYMRGSMKLNLVVLLTDLFNLFEIHPAKCVCYPGMDGQVPHSNSFGGGLNRRSTPPNEYQTVQSNNFDGNHAEAFVVHKSRGITTLASMHSQQQQLHQQQHQHQQHQQQYQQQPLQQHPSQSQLQIQQQEPLVPARLRQAKEKTNVESKADERGDFVAAGRPSNWEQSRRPSFAGRRSRRNSSSEDSQLTIENFGGSQDQLNTLGRYERDRERKLSNTSVGSYPVEPAVAVRSSIADARGTLQLGYDTDSGSEKQDRETEKYSMRRQVSVDNVPTVSSHNLSNAGSPLPVARHKQHSSDKDYSSNSGMTPDAYNDTRSTSAYDPESTPVRKSSTSSMPASPAAWQLDVGDDDMRSLENASKLSTIRMKLEEKRRRIEQDKRKIEMALMRHQEKEDLESCPDVMKWETMSNESKRTPDMDPVDLDKYQQSIAIMNMNLQDIQQDIHRLATQQSQMQAQHLQAQQLMQAQQIANMLNQAYNAPVSAYSSRPPSRDPYQQQLHHQQQQPMPMPQPMQYVNEHGQYMSPPQPAHYMPQQTQQPQSIYSDNGAAYNHSNHSPYGGAPQYRSSVVYDDYGQPTNHFYLHESSPQPQAHPHPQRRTWAHSAAAAAYEQQQQIQPSLVDVNAWQTQQHQKQKQTWMNRPPSSAGAPSPGSFMLHQNGGSGGGGGGELQHLFQVQASPQHGQRQVSGSNGVQRQQSLTNLRDNRSPKAPQNMGMPMGMPMQQEDMMAPQSICFIGDEEDVDELERNIIESMQSTHITDFVHQQQQQHQQQLQQQQRLQGHSGRGSSSEDYDSGEMISNKLNITSGNLTYRIPSPSRPSIQANSFQDPRAMAAAPGAEDQPPEKGFYISFDDEQPKRPKPPLRAKRSPKKESPPGSRDSVDNQATLKRESLSHLHNNNNIGFGNDDVNSKPVTRHSIHGLNNSNSVKSPGNATYNKYTDEPPIQLRQLAVSGAMSPTSNERRHLDDVSNQSPQQTQQPMSPTRLQQSSNNAEAAKNKALVIGADSTNLDPESVDEMERRKEKIMLLSLQRRQQQEEAKARKEIEASQKREKEREKEEERSRKKEEQMARRAAILEQHRLKKAIEEAEREGKTLDRPDLHVKLQSHSSTSTTPRLRQQRTTRPRPKTIHVDDASVDISEASSISSRGKKGSSSNLTGYGQLSSNSMKRDYYRGSQDSLTVKESPDDYPSTSSTPIGRRGSYKTSREPAGVERGRTLSRISVAKGSTLNFRGRKSNSLMNLCGPKLYKQPAAKSNRGIILNAVEYCVFPGVVNREAKQKVLEKIARSEAKHFLVLFRDAGCQFRALYSYQPETDQVTKLYGTGPSQVEEVMFDKFFKYNSGGKCFSQVHTKHLTVTIDAFTIHNSLWQGKRVQLPSKKDMALVI; this comes from the exons ATGGATGTCGAAACACAGGAAATACGACAG GCTCGTCAACGTGCTTCCGTCAAATGGCTGCTCTCGAAGGCGTTCAACAATCGCGTGCCGGACAACCTGAAGGAGCCCTTCTACCGCGACCATGAGAATCAGGAGCGCCTGAAGCCGCAAATCATCGTGGAGCTGGGCAATGCCACGCTCTACTGCCAGACGCTGGCCAATCTGTACTCAGATCCCAACTACCAAAGCATGAACCACTGGTCAATAATACAGACGCTAGCGCGCAAGGGAGTTCCCGTGGCCGAATCCGCGGACATGCCCATTACCGAAACGGTATTAATTCAAACCAATCCGCTGCGAATT AACGCCCACATGTCTGTGATAGAATCGCTGATGGTTTTGTATGCGAAGGAAATATCATCGGGTGACCGCGTCATGGCGGCCATACGAAG AATATCTGGCAACAACTATCAGGCGCCCACTGGCCAGTCCTACGAGCAAGCTCTGCTGGGCTGGATTTCACATGCTTGCGCCGCACTGAAGAAGCGCATTATCAAGGAGGTGGACGCAGGACTGCCCGACGATAAT GGTTCTCGTCTGCAGACCCCGGATATACCACCTGTAAGGGACTTCCAGGATCTGTGCGATGGAATCTGCTTGGCACTGCTCATCTCGTACTACTGCCCAAAGGTGGTGCCGTGGACGAGTGTGCGGATCAACTATCTGCCCGCCGTCGAGGactcgattcacaacatcctgcTGGTCTGCAATTTCTCGCAGAAGCATCTGCCCTATACCGTGATGCATATGACGCCCGAGGATGTGACCTACATGCGCGG ATCCATGAAACTTAATCTGGTAGTGTTGCTGACGGATTTGTTCAATCTGTTTGAGATACACCCGGCAAAATGTGTTTGCTACCCCGGCATGGATGGTCAGG tTCCGCACTCGAATTCATTTGGCGGCGGCTTAAATCGCAGATCAACCCCGCCCAACGAATACCAGACGGTTCAGTCAAATAATTTTGACGGTAATCATGCCGAAg CCTTCGTGGTGCACAAGTCGCGTGGCATCACCACACTCGCCTCCATGcactcgcagcagcagcagctccatcagcagcaacatcaacatcaacagcatcagcagcaataccagcagcagccactgcagcagcaccCATCCCAGTCGCAGCTCCAAATCCAGCAGCAGGAGCCCTTGGTTCCGGCTCGCTTGCGCCAGGCTAAAGAAAAGACCAATGTTGAGTCGAAGGCGGACGAGAGAG GCGATTTTGTCGCTGCGGGTCGACCAAGTAACTGGGAACAGAGCCGCCGGCCAAGCTTTGCAG GTCGTCGCTCGCGCAGGAACTCTTCCAGCGAGGACTCCCAGCTGACCATCGAGAACTTTGGTGGCTCCCAGGATCAGCTGAACACGCTGGGACGATACGAACGCGACAGGGAACGCAAGTTGTCCAACACCAGTGTGGGTAGTTATCCAGTTGAACCCGCTGTGGCCGTTCGCTCTTCGATTGCCGATGCTAGGGGCACGTTGCAGTTGGGCTACGATACGGATTCCGGCTCTGAGAAGCAGGATCGTGAAACGGAAAAGTATTCGATGCGCCGGCAAGTCAG TGTCGACAATGTGCCCACGGTGTCGTCGCACAATCTTTCGAATGCGGGCAGCCCGTTGCCGGTGGCTAGGCACAAGCAACATTCCAGCGACAAAGactacagcagcaacagcggcatGACACCAGATGCATACAACGATACCCGCTCCACCAGTGCTTACGATCCGGAGAGCACGCCCGTTCGCAAATCCTCGACAAGCAGCATGCCAGCAAGTCCGGCTGCCTGGCAGTTGGATGTGGGAGACGACGATATGCGCTCACTGGAGAACGCCAGCAAGTTGTCCACCATACGAATGAAACTGGAGGAGAAGCGGCGGCGCATTGAGCAGGACAAGCGCAAGATCGAGATGGCTTTGATGAGGCACCAGGAGAAG GAGGATTTGGAGTCGTGTCCGGACGTTATGAAGTGGGAGACAATGAGCAACGAATCAAAGCGCACGCCTGATATGGATCCCGTGGACTTGGACAAGTACCAG CAAAGTATCGCCATCATGAACATGAACCTGCAGGATATCCAGCAGGATATCCACCGCCTGGCCACCCAGCAAAGCCAAATGCAGGCGCAACACCTCCAAGCCCAACAGCTCATGCAGGCTCAGCAGATAGCCAACATGCTGAACCAG GCCTACAACGCCCCAGTCAGCGCATACAGCTCCCGTCCGCCCAGTCGCGATCcctaccagcagcagctccaccatcagcagcagcagcccatGCCAATGCCACAACCGATGCAGTACGTCAACGAGCACGGGCAGTATATGTCGCCGCCGCAGCCCGCGCACTACATGCCGCAGCAGACGCAACAGCCGCAGAGCATCTACAGCGACAACGGGGCGGCGTACAATCACAGTAACCACTCGCCATACGGCGGAGCTCCACAGTATCGGAGCAGCGTGGTGTACGACGATTACGGGCAGCCCACCAACCACTTCTACCTGCATGAGTCATCGCCGCAGCCACAAGCTCATCCGCATCCCCAGCGTAGGACTTGGGCCCACtctgcagcagccgccgcttatgagcaacagcaacagatcCAGCCTTCCCTGGTGGATGTGAATGCCTGGCAGACGCAGCAGCACCAGAAGCAGAAACAGACCTGGATGAACAGGCCGCCCTCAAGTGCAGGAGCTCCGAGTCCTGGCAGCTTTATGCTGCACCAGAACGGAGGgagcggtggcggtggtggtggtgagcTACAGCACCTGTTTCAGGTACAGGCCTCGCCACAGCATGGCCAACGTCAGGTTAGTGGATCCAATGGCGTGCAGCGCCAGCAATCGCTGACCAATTTGCGAGACAATCGCTCGCCCAAGGCACCACAAAACATGGGAATGCCCATGGGTATGCCAATGCAGCAAGAGGACATGATGGCACCGCAGAGTATTTGCTTTATCGGTGACGAGGAGGATGTTGATGAGCTGGAGCGAAACATCATCGAATCAATGCAGTCGACGCACATCACCGACTTTgtgcaccagcagcagcagcaacaccaacagcaactgcagcagcaacagcggtTGCAGGGCCACAGCGGACGAGGCAGCAGCTCGGAGGATTATGACAGCGGGGAGATGATCTCCAACAAGCTGAATATCACCAGCGGCAATCTCACCTATCGCATACCCTCGCCATCCCGTCCCTCCATCCAAGCCAACAGCTTCCAGGATCCCCGAGCCATGGCAGCAGCTCCCGGTGCAGAGGACCAGCCGCCCGAGAAGGGTTTCTACATCTCCTTCGACGATGAGCAGCCCAAACGACCCAAGCCACCTCTGCGCGCCAAGCGATCGCCCAAAAAGGAGTCTCCACCGGGCAGTAGGGACAGCGTCGATAATCAGGCGACCCTGAAACGTGAATCGCTTAGTCATctgcacaacaacaacaatattgGATTTGGAAATGATGATGTCAACAGCAAACCGGTGACCAGGCACAGCATCCATGGCCTAAACAACTCCAATAGTGTCAAATCTCCCGGAAATGCCACGTACAACAAGTACACGGATGAGCCGCCCATCCAACTGCGTCAGCTGGCCGTATCTGGAGCAATGTCACCAACTAGTAACGAACGTCGCCACTTGGACGATGTCAGCAATCAGTCACCGCAGCAGACGCAACAACCAATGTCGCCCACGCGACTCCAAcagagcagcaacaatgcAGAGGCGGCCAAGAACAAGGCACTGGTCATCGGAGCAGATTCCACCAATTTGGATCCG GAATCTGTAGATGAGATGGAGCGGCGCAAGGAGAAAATCATGCTGCTGTCTTTGCAACGTCGCCAGCAACAGGAGGAGGCGAAGGCGCGCAAAGAGATTGAGGCTTCTCAGAAGCGAGAAAAGGAGCGCGAGAAGGAGGAGGAACGGTCGCGCAAGAAGGAGGAGCAAATGGCACGGCGAGCGGCCATTTTGGAGCAGCACAGACTCAAGAAAGCCATTGAAGAGGCCGAGCGAGAG gGTAAAACCCTGGATCGGCCCGATCTGCACGTGAAGCTGCAATCCCATTCATCCACCTCAACGACCCCGCGGCTGAGGCAGCAGCGTACCACGCGTCCCAGACCGAAGACAATTCACGTGGACGATGCCAGCGTGGACATCAGCGAGGCTTCAAGCATCTCTAGTCGGGGCAAAAAAGGCTCAAGCTCGAATCTAACTG GCTACGGTCAACTAAGCTCAAATTCAATGAAAAGAGATTACTACAGGGGCTCGCAAGACTCCCTCACTGTAAAAG AGTCACCCGATGATTATCCCAGTACAAGTTCAACTCCGATTGGACGACGGGGATCGTACAAAACTTCCAGAG AGCCAGCCGGCGTAGAAAGGGGCCGCACTCTGTCGCGTATCTCCGTCGCTAAGGGCAGCACGCTTAATTTCCGGGGCCGAAAGTCCAATTCGCTAATGAATCTGTGCG GTCCTAAACTCTATAAGCAACCAGCGGCCAAATCGAATCGTGGAATCATCCTGAATGCCGTTGAATACTGTGTTTTTCCCGGCGTTGTCAACCGCGAGGCCAAACAGAAAGTGCTGGAGAAGATAGCGCGCTCGGAGGCGAAGCACTTCCTGGTACTCTTCCGCGATGCTGGCTGCCAGTTCCGCGCCCTCTACAGCTACCAGCCGGAAACGGACCAGGTGACCAAGCTGTATGGTACTGGGCCTAGTCAAGTCGAAGAAGTCATGTTCGACAAGTTCTTCAA ATATAACTCAGGAGGCAAGTGCTTCTCGCAAGTGCACACCAAGCATCTGACAGTGACCATCGACGCCTTCACAATACACAACTCCCTGTGGCAGGGCAAGCGGGTGCAGTTGCCCAGCAAAAAAGACATGGCGCTTGTTATCTAA